GATCGACTCCACCCTGCAGACCGCCGCCAACCTGGCCATCCGCGATGGCCTGCTGCTGTACGACCACCGCCACGGCTGGCACGGCGTGGAGAAGCAGGTGCAGCTGGGCGCCGGCGACGATACCGCCGCCCTGGCCGAGCACCTGCGCGGCATGTTCGGCCAGGCCGGCCTGCTGCCGGCGATCGTCGCCAGCACCGGTGCCGACGGCAGCGCTACCGTGGTGCTGGCCAACCGCACCGAGATCGTGCTGCCGGCCGGTGCCGCCAAGTGGACCAACAAGACCCCAGGCAAGCTGGTGCAGCGCGGCGACATCGTGCGCGTGCGCGCCGGCGCCAAGGAAGGTGAGTGGCTGCTGGACCAGATCCCGCGCGGCCAGTCCGCACTGGTCTCGCTGGATGCCCACAACGGCGCACTGAAGGCGCTGGTCGGTGGCTTCAGCTTCTCCGGCAACAAGTTCAACCGCGCCACCCAGGCCCGCCGCCAGCCGGGTTCGAGCTTCAAGCCGTTCGTCTACGCGGCCGCCTTCGACAAGGGCTACAACCCGGCCTCGATCGTGCTCGACGCCCCGGTCGTGTTCCGCGATCGCCGCGGCAAGACCTGGGCCCCGCAGAACGACGGCGGCGGTTTCCGCGGCCCGATGCGCCTGCGTGAAGCGCTGGTGCAGTCGCGCAACCTGGTCTCGGTGCGCCTGCTCGATGGCATGGGCGTGGACTATGCGCGCAAGTACATCAGCGAGTTTGGCTTCGCCGAATCTGAGCTGCCGCCGAACCTGTCGATGTCGCTGGGTACCGCCTCGCTGACCCCGCTGTCGGTGGCGCGTGGCTACGCCGTGTTCGCCAATGGCGGCTCGCTCGTGGATACCTGGCTGATCGACCAGGTCAATGACCGCGACGGCAACCTGGTGTTCAAGGAAAACCCGGCGCTGGCCTGCCGCGACTGCGCCGGCAGCAGTGGCCAGCCGGTCAACCAGGTGGTGGACGGCTTCAACTTCGGTGCCCCCGCCCCGAAGGTGGACCCGGCTGCAGCCGCCAAGGCCGAAGCCAAGACCGAAACCCCGGCCGCGCCGGTCAACCCGGATGCCCGCACTGCCCCGCGCGCGATCGACGCCCGTACCGCCTACCAGCTGGTGTCGATGATGCGCGACGTGGTCCAGCGCGGTACCGGCGTGCAGGCCAAGGTGCTCGGCCGCGAGGACGTGGGCGGCAAGACCGGCTCCACCAACGACCACCGCGACGCCTGGTTCTCCGGCTTCGGCGGGCCGTACGTGACCACCGTGTGGGTGGGCCGCGACGACTTCCGCTCGCTGGGTTACCGCGAATACGGTGGCAAGGCCGCCCTGCCGATCTGGATCGACTACATGCGCACCGCGCTGAAGGACACCCCGATCGCGCAGAACGAGCCGCCCAGCGGCATGGTCCAGGCCACCCTCAACGGCGCGACCGAGTGGGTGAAGGTGGAAGACATGGACCGCCTGACCGACTACGACCTGAACCTCAATACGCCGCAGGCCGACGCCGCCGCGTTCGATATCTTCTGAGGAAGAGTGTGGTGGGTGCCAACCTTGGTTGGCACCGATGCGGCTCTGGTAGAGGCCAACCTCGGTTGGCGCCCTGTGCCGACCAAGGTCGGCACCTACCAAAACGTCGGTGGATGCCAACCGTGGGTTGGCACCGATGCTGCCCCTGGTAGCCGCCAACCTTGGTTGGCGCCCTGTGCCGACCAAGGTCGGCACCTACCAGAGCGTTGGTGGGTGCCAACCTTGGTTGGCGCCCCGTGCCGACCAAGGTCGGCACCTACCAAAGCGTTGGTGGGTGCCAACCGTGGGTTGGCATCGACGCTGCCCCTGGTAGCCGCCAACCTTGGTTGGCGCCCTGTGCCGACCAAGGTCGGCACCTACCAGAGCGTTGATGGGTGCCAACCGTTGGTTGGCACCGATGCTGCTCTGGTAGCTGCCAACCTTGGTTGGCGCCCCGAGCCGACCAAGGTCGGCAACTACCAGAGCGGTTGCATCCGCCATACCCACGCAGATGTCACATCCGTGCGCTAGTCTGTAGCCAGGTCGCAACAGGGAGTCATCGCATGCATCGCGCCCGTCAGCATGCTGCCAGCCAGACCCGCGAGCGGCGTCACCGCCTCGCCCACGAAGCCGCCCGCCTGATGGCCGAAGGCGGCATCCGCGACTACCACCAGGCCAAGTTGAAGGCCGCCAGCCGGCTCGGCATCCACGACGATGCCTCCCTGCCCCGCAATACCGAGATCGAGGACGCCCTGCGCGAGTACCAGCGGCTGTTCTCCGGGCCCCAGCACGGCAACGAACTGCAGCGCCGCCGCGAAGCCGCGATGCGCGCGCTGGAGTTCCTGCACGGCTTCGCGCCGCGCCTGGCCGGCCCCGTGCTGGACGGCACCGCCGATGCCAACAGCCCCGTGCAGCTGCACCTGCACAGCGACGACCCGGAAGCCGTGCACCGCTTCCTGGACGAACACGGCATTCCCGCCGAGTCGCGGACGCGTCGCCTGCGCATGGACCGCGAGCGCTGCCTGGACGTGCCGGTGTGGGTATTCAGTGCCGAAGAGTTGACCTTCGACCTGGCCGTGCTGCCGTACGACGCCCTGCGCCAAGCGCCGCTGTCACCGGTGGATGAGAAGCCGATGCGACGCGCGTCGGTGGCGCAGCTGCGGCAGGTGCTGGCCGAGGCGGAGATCACCGCGTACATCGGCGGGTGACGGTAGCGCCGTTCTTGGTGGGTGCGGACCGTTGGTCCGCGCTCGCCTTTGGTAGGTGCGGACCGTTGGTCCGCACGGTCCTTCAGGCGTCCGGATACCTGACCGAAGTGCAGTCGAGCATGGCTCAAGCCCGTCTACCGCAGCTCATGCGGCTCCTTTGCATCGCCAGTCAGCAGGCGTGCCAGCCACGGCGCACCCGCGCGCCGTGGGTACTCCACCATCATCCGGGCGTGCGTGTCCTGCAGATCAGCCAACAGCCAGGTCTGGTTGTAGACGTCGCCGAACGCGTCGGACCAGGCCGTCTGTATCCGCGCGCGCTCACCCCCGTTGAGGTTGGGCATCCTGTCCAGCGGCACCTCCAGCACCGGCGCCAGCGCCTCGTTGATGGCCGTGTTTTCCGCCTGCGCTGCGCGGAGCAGTGACAGCCGATGCTTCAGCTGCCAGCACGGGTACGGGAAGCAGCTGCCCGTGGCCTCGATGTACGCCGCCATGTCGGCCAGCATATGGGCTTTCAGCTGCCACACCATCGCACTGTCCAGCAGCTCCCGTACCCGCATCGTGCGCAGCGTACCGGCCCGGACTTCTTCCGGCGTGGTGAACGGCTCGCCGGGTGTGGTGCCGCCATGTTGCACCAGCACGATGCGATGAATCGCTTCGCCGGTGATGTTCTCCACGCGCAGCGCTGCCACCTCCGGGTGCACGCGCGGCGGCGGCACGCTCACCACCCGCCAGTGGTACCAGAGCACCAGCACCATGCCGGTCAGGCACAGCAGGGTGAACAGCACCCAGCTGTCCAGATTCCGGGTGTAGTAGAAGTACCGCGCCCGCCACAGATAGAACGTGCGGTAGCTGATGAATCTGCTTACCCAACCATACATTGCCATCTCCTCGGCAAGGACCCCGGCGCGACGGGGTGGATTACGCGCGTCACGCCAGGGCTCCATGGCTTACCAGCCGATGCCCACACCGACGCCCATGCTGCGCTCACCGCTGTTGGTGAACGCACCATTGAGGCTGAAGGTGGCCGAGCCCTTCTCGTTGAGCACGCGCTGGTAGCCCACCGCCATCGCCGACTCACCCTCGCTGTAGCCCACGCCCGCACCGAGGCGGTTGTAGGTGGCCAGGCCGGCGGTGTTCATCGCCATCGCGCTCTGCGCACTACTCATCGCCGCCATGCGGTTGAAGCGCTTGTCCATCTTGTCCAGGCGGCGCTCGAAGTTGCTGATCGCACCATCGGTGTACTCGTTGGCACGGGCCAGCATCTTCTCCAGTTCTGCGGTGTCGACCTGCGGCTTGGGCGTGTCGTCCTTGTTGGCCTTCGGCTGCGGTGTGGGCTTGTCGCCCTCGCCTACCGAGGCGACCTGCTGGGAGTCCTTGCCTCCCGGAAGCACAGGAGTTTCCTCGGTCTGCGGCTTCGGCACCGAGGACGACGCCAGTGCACGCGGTGCCGGGGCATCGTCGATGCGCTGCTCCAGCCCATCCATGCGGCCATTGAGCTGCTGCTGCATCGAATGCAGCTGGCCACCGTTGACTGCGTCGCGGCTGCCTGGCGCCACTCGGCCGTCGGCAAGATTGGTCAGCACCATGCCGTTAACGCCATTCAGCGCGATCTGGCTCATGCCGT
The sequence above is a segment of the Stenotrophomonas maltophilia genome. Coding sequences within it:
- a CDS encoding penicillin-binding protein 1A, which codes for MTRLRRWLRWIFLIVLVLALIGAAAVGGLYYAVSSKLPDVQTLRDVEMQEPMYVYAADGKLMAVFGETRRTPITMKDVPEKLKQAFLATEDARFYEHGGVDYMGIGRAVWLLATTSDKRVPGGSTITQQVARQFFLSSEYSYTRKLAEILLARKIESELSKDEIFELYLNKSFFGNRAYGVAAAAEFYYGKKLNELDLDEMASLAGIPKFPSSGNPISNPERARQRRDNYVLQRMADLKFVSQAEADAAKAVPMHATAHEPPVQVDAPYVAELVRQEMIARFGGDVVNKGYHVTTTIDSTLQTAANLAIRDGLLLYDHRHGWHGVEKQVQLGAGDDTAALAEHLRGMFGQAGLLPAIVASTGADGSATVVLANRTEIVLPAGAAKWTNKTPGKLVQRGDIVRVRAGAKEGEWLLDQIPRGQSALVSLDAHNGALKALVGGFSFSGNKFNRATQARRQPGSSFKPFVYAAAFDKGYNPASIVLDAPVVFRDRRGKTWAPQNDGGGFRGPMRLREALVQSRNLVSVRLLDGMGVDYARKYISEFGFAESELPPNLSMSLGTASLTPLSVARGYAVFANGGSLVDTWLIDQVNDRDGNLVFKENPALACRDCAGSSGQPVNQVVDGFNFGAPAPKVDPAAAAKAEAKTETPAAPVNPDARTAPRAIDARTAYQLVSMMRDVVQRGTGVQAKVLGREDVGGKTGSTNDHRDAWFSGFGGPYVTTVWVGRDDFRSLGYREYGGKAALPIWIDYMRTALKDTPIAQNEPPSGMVQATLNGATEWVKVEDMDRLTDYDLNLNTPQADAAAFDIF